One genomic segment of Dehalococcoidia bacterium includes these proteins:
- a CDS encoding CvpA family protein → MNWVDLVIILIVVWFTFNGLSTGLVRELIALAGALIGVTLAGHLYPRLADDVKIVYDSQDTDRLVAFLAIFVACVLAAHLIGGTTDQAGNLLKLGSADQALGLIFGFVKACVIVELLLIAFVVFPAAVWAASAIDKSLLAPVFLKGVPWLLNLLPGLFRAKVRVF, encoded by the coding sequence GTGAACTGGGTCGATCTCGTGATCATCCTGATCGTGGTGTGGTTCACCTTCAACGGGCTCTCCACGGGCCTGGTGCGGGAGTTGATCGCGCTCGCCGGGGCGCTGATCGGCGTGACGCTGGCCGGGCACCTCTATCCGCGGCTGGCGGACGACGTGAAGATCGTCTACGACAGCCAGGACACCGACCGGCTGGTAGCGTTCCTGGCGATCTTCGTGGCCTGCGTGCTGGCCGCGCACCTGATCGGCGGCACCACGGACCAGGCGGGCAACCTGCTGAAGTTGGGCTCGGCCGACCAGGCGCTGGGGCTGATCTTCGGCTTCGTCAAGGCCTGCGTGATCGTCGAGCTGCTGCTGATCGCCTTCGTCGTCTTTCCCGCGGCCGTGTGGGCGGCGTCGGCGATCGACAAGTCGCTGCTGGCGCCGGTCTTCCTCAAGGGCGTGCCCTGGCTGCTGAACCTGCTGCCGGGCCTGTTCCGTGCCAAGGTGCGTGTGTTCTGA
- a CDS encoding HNH endonuclease — MRSPRAFFPLPSVIRLVYMVKRPRPQMRLTRREVFVRDRYTCQYCGKQLRELTLDHVFPRHRGGRHTWENLVAACKTCNHRKAGRTPTEARMRLIREPARPHVSSYYIFYQYLERQEGWRKFIPGWDEAAAGFS, encoded by the coding sequence ATGCGCAGCCCGCGCGCGTTCTTCCCCCTGCCTTCGGTGATCCGCCTGGTCTACATGGTCAAGCGGCCGCGTCCGCAGATGCGGCTGACGCGGCGCGAGGTCTTCGTGCGCGACCGCTACACCTGCCAGTACTGCGGCAAGCAACTGCGCGAGCTGACGCTGGACCACGTCTTTCCCCGCCACCGCGGCGGGCGGCACACCTGGGAGAACCTGGTGGCCGCCTGCAAAACGTGCAACCACCGCAAGGCCGGCCGCACGCCGACCGAGGCGCGCATGCGCCTGATCCGCGAGCCGGCGCGCCCGCACGTCAGCAGCTACTACATTTTTTACCAGTACCTCGAACGCCAAGAAGGCTGGCGCAAGTTCATCCCCGGCTGGGACGAAGCGGCCGCGGGCTTCTCGTGA